The Astyanax mexicanus isolate ESR-SI-001 chromosome 20, AstMex3_surface, whole genome shotgun sequence genome contains a region encoding:
- the LOC103021841 gene encoding insulin gene enhancer protein ISL-1, whose translation MGDHHKRSGLVSLCVGCGHQILDRFILRVFPDLEWHTACLKCSECEQHLDESLTCFIRDGKALCKEDYSRLYSTKCSRCRRSFSSGDYGMRAGVGAVYHVQCFRCAGCDRQLVPGDRFTLRDGNLHCVSRTQTCRGVTADSAPSGKGCDPGWSCDQRAERVTRVRTVLSEAQLHTLQSCYSANPRPDALLKEQLVELTGLSPRVIRVWFQNKRCKDKKRSTAARNTQNRPNQQEEFFTASPDSLDQEVLMNPLDLQNFQPSWKLLTSFSFQSDSDYDSTQHQQPDGLSERMTSCSSAGSDVMTLELTTPTSFNSSPPLANQ comes from the exons ATGGGAGATCATCACAAAC GTTCTGGTCTGGTGTCGCTGTGTGTGGGTTGTGGTCATCAGATTCTGGACCGGTTTATTCTGCGGGTGTTTCCGGATCTGGAGTGGCACACTGCCTGTCTGAAGTGCTCAGAGTGTGAACAACACCTGGACGAGTCGCTGACCTGCTTCATCAGAGACGGGAAAGCGCTGTGTAAAGAGGATTACAGCAG GTTATACAGCACTAAGTGCTCGCGGTGCCGTCGCTCATTCAGCAGTGGTGATTATGGGATGCGGGCAGGAGTTGGCGCTGTGTATCATGTGCAGTGTTTCAGGTGTGCGGGATGTGATCGTCAGCTGGTGCCCGGAGACAGATTCACCCTGAGGGACGGAAACCTGCACTGCGTCAGCCGAACCCAGACCTGCAGGGGGGTAACAGCAG ACTCCGCCCCCTCAGGTAAAGGGTGTGACCCCGGCTGGTCATGTGATCAGCGGGCGGAGCGGGTGACCCGGGTCCGGACAGTTCTGAGCGAGGCTCAgctgcacacactgcagagctGCTACAGCGCCAACCCGCGACCCGACGCCCTGCTGaaggagcagctggtggagctgaCGGGTCTGAGCCCGCGGGTCATCCGGGTCTGGTTCCAGAACAAACGCTGCAAAGACAAGAAGAGGAGCACAGCGGCCCGAAACACCCAGAACCGACCCAACCAGCAG gAGGAGTTTTTTACAGCGAGTCCGGACAGTCTGGACCAGGAAGTGCTGATGAACCCGCTGGACCTGCAGAACTTCCAGCCGTCCTGGAAACTCCTGACCAGCTTCTCCTTCCAGTCAGACAGCGACTACGACTCCACCCAGCACCAGCAGCCG GACGGTTTATCGGAGAGGATGACGAGCTGCTCTTCTGCAGGAAGTGATGTCATGACGCTTGAGCTGACCACGCCCACCAGCTTCAACTCCAGCCCACCACTGGCCAACCAGTAA